From Dasypus novemcinctus isolate mDasNov1 chromosome 19, mDasNov1.1.hap2, whole genome shotgun sequence, a single genomic window includes:
- the ARVCF gene encoding splicing regulator ARVCF isoform X2: MTLGETFVPSLQAFSTMNVNRPELMSTRLKRLPRGLISQVWEHTLPNQEPEPAGWVSGHADLPSRQQEGNPSMEDCDVHSAASILASVKEQEARFERLTRALEQERRHVALQLERAQQPSVGSGGVGSGQPLPMAWQQLVLQEQSPGSQASLATMPEAPEVLEETVTVEEDPGTPTSHVSIVTSEDGTTRRTETKVTKTVKTVTTRTVRQVPVGPDGLPLLDGGPPLGPFADGPLDRHFLLRGGGGGPAATLSRAYLGGGGGFTDGPKLHDGPSYGSLSRGLGVRPLRAGPLGPGPREGCFTLPGRREAFPAGPEPVPPGGRSLPERFQAEPYGLEDDARSLAADEEGGPELEPDYGTATRRRPECGRGLRARAYEDATDSGGEPLDEPPPYPATAAAPLAQPEQGSLGSLDRAARRSPSVDSAHKEPRWRDPELPEVLAMLRHPVDPVKANAAAYLQHLCFENEGVKRRVRQLRGLPLLVALLDHPRAEVRRRACGALRNLSYGRDADNKAAIRDCGGVPALVRLLRAARDSEVRELVTGTLWNLSSYEPLKMVIIDHGLQTLTHEVIVPHSGWEREPNEDSKPRDAEWTTVFKNTSGCLRNVSSDGAEARRRLRECEGLVDALLHALQSAVGRKDTDNKSVENCVCIMRNLSYHVHKEVPGADRYQEAEPGPPGATAGPQRRRRDDAGCFGSKKAKGKKDGETDRNFDTLDLPKRTEPAKGFELLYQPEVVRLYLSLLTESRNFNTLEAAAGALQNLSAGNWTWATYIRATVRKERGLPVLVELLQSETDKVVRAVAIALRNLSLDRRNKDLIGSYAMAELVRNVRHAQAPVRPGARLEEDTVVAVLNTIHEIVADSPDNARSLLQARGVPALVALGATSPSAREAKAASHVLQTVWSHKELRSALQKEGWTKARFQSASAATKGPKEAPGPGGFDDSTLPLVDKSLDGEKPGSQDLISMDALCPDGYSTIERPDRRARGSGLAGEASEKEPLKPDSGRKAPPPGPSRAAVRLVDAVGDTKPQPVDSWV, from the exons CAGGAGGGCAACCCGAGCATGGAGGACTGCGACGTGCACTCTGCAGCCAGCATCCTGGCCTCGGTGAAGGAGCAGGAGGCGCGCTTCGAGCGGCTGACGCGGGCACTGGAGCAGGAGCGGCGCCACGTTGCGCTGCAGTTGGAGCGGGCCCAGCAGCCCAGCGTAGGCAGTGGTGGCGTAGGCAGCGGGCAGCCCCTGCCAATGGCCTGGCAACAACTGGTCCTGCAG GAGCAGAGCCCCGGCAGCCAGGCCTCGCTGGCCACAATGCCGGAGGCGCCCGAGGTGCTGGAGGAGACGGTGACGGTGGAGGAGGACCCCGGCACGCCCACATCCCACGTGTCCATCGTCACGTCTGAAGATGGCACGACCCGCCGTACGGAGACCAAG GTCACCAAGACAGTCAAGACGGTGACCACGCGGACAGTACGCCAGGTGCCTGTTGGCCCAGATGGCCTCCCGCTGCTGGACGGCGGCCCCCCACTGGGCCCCTTTGCCGACGGCCCCCTGGACCGGCACTTCCTGCTgcgtggtggtggtggcggcccAGCAGCCACGCTCTCCCGCGCCTACCTCGGTGGCGGGGGCGGCTTCACCGACGGCCCCAAGCTCCATGATGGACCCAGCTATGGAAGCCTGTCACGCGGCCTGGGTGTGCGGCCCCTGCGTGCTGGCCCTCTGGGCCCGGGTCCCCGTGAGGGCTGCTTCACTCTGCCCGGCCGCCGTGAGGCCTTCCCCGCCGGCCCCGAGCCGGTGCCACCGGGCGGTCGCTCCTTGCCCGAGCGCTTCCAGGCAGAACCGTATGGCTTGGAGGACGACGCACGCAGCCTGGCTGCCGATGAGGAGGGTGGCCCCGAGCTGGAGCCCGATTATGGCACAGCCACACGGCGGCGGCCGGAGTGTGGGCGGGGCCTGCGTGCCCG GGCGTACGAGGATGCGACGGACAGTGGCGGCGAGCCACTGGATGAGCCGCCCCCCTACCCAGCCACAGCAGCCGCGCCCCTGGCCCAGCCTGAGCAGGGCAGCCTGGGCAGCCTGGACCGAGCGGCGCGGCGCTCGCCTTCTGTCGACAGCGCCCACAAGGAGCCGCGCTGGCGGGACCCCGAGCTGCCCGAGGTGCTGGCCATGCTGCGCCACCCCGTGGACCCCGTGAAGGCCAATGCCGCCGCCTACCTCCAGCACCTGTGCTTCGAGAACGAGGGCGTGAAGCGGCGCGTGCGGCAGCTGCGGGGGCTGCCGCTGCTCGTGGCCCTGCTGGACCACCCGCGGGCCGAGGTGCGGCGCCGGGCCTGCGGGGCGCTGCGCAACCTGTCCTACGGCCGTGACGCTGACAACAAGGCCGCCATCCGCGACTGTGGCGGCGTGCCCGCCCTGGTGCGCCTGCTGCGGGCTGCTCGCGACAGCGAGGTCCGCGAGCTGGTCACGG GCACGCTCTGGAACCTGTCCTCCTACGAGCCCCTGAAGATGGTCATCATTGACCACGGCCTGCAGACGCTGACCCACGAGGTCATCGTGCCCCACTCGGGTTGGGAGCGTGAGCCCAACGAGGACTCGAAGCCGCGCGACGCCGAGTGGACGACCGTCTTCAAGAACACGTCAGGCTGTTTGAG GAACGTGAGCTCAGACGGCGCAGAGGCCCGGCGGCGGCTCCGGGAGTGTGAGGGGCTGGTGGACGCGCTCCTGCATGCCCTGCAGTCAGCCGTGGGCAGGAAGGACACTGACAACAAG TCGGTGGAGAACTGCGTGTGCATCATGCGGAACTTGTCCTACCACGTGCACAAGGAGGTGCCCGGGGCCGACAGGTACCAGGAGGCTGAGCCCGGGCCCCCGGGTGCCACCGCGGGCCCCCAGCGCCGGAGGCGGGATGATGCCGGTTGCTTTGGTAGCAAGAAGGCTAAAG GGAAAAAGGATGGTGAGACAGACCGGAACTTTGACACGCTAGACCTGCCCAAGCGAACCGAGCCCGCCAAAG GCTTCGAGCTGCTGTACCAGCCCGAGGTGGTGCGCCTCTACCTCTCCCTCCTTACGGAGAGCCGGAATTTCAACACCCTGGAGGCTGCGGCTGGGGCCCTACAGAACCTCAGCGCTGGCAACTGGACG TGGGCCACATACATCCGCGCCACCGTGCGCAAGGAGCGCGGGCTGCCGGTGCTGGTGGAGCTGCTGCAGTCCGAGACTGACAAGGTGGTGCGCGCCGTGGCCATCGCGCTGCGCAACCTCTCACTGGACCGGCGCAACAAGGACCTCATTG GGAGCTATGCAATGGCGGAGCTGGTGCGCAACGTGCGCCACGCGCAGGCGCCGGTGCGGCCTGGGGCGCGCCTGGAGGAGGACACAGTGGTGGCGGTGCTCAACACCATCCATGAGATCGTGGCGGACAGCCCGGACAACGCGCGCTCGCTGCTGCAGGCCCGCGGCGTGCCCGCGCTCGTGGCGCTTGGCGCCACCAG CCCCTCGGCGCGTGAGGCCAAGGCAGCCTCCCATGTGCTACAGACTGTATGGAGCCACAAGGAGCTGCGCAGCGCCCTGCAGAAGGAGGGCTGGACCAAGGCCCGCTTCCAG TCAGCCTCAGCAGCCACCAAGGGGCCCAAGGAGGCGCCAGGGCCAGGGGGCTTTGATGACAGCACGCTCCCGCTGGTGGACAAGAGCCTTG ATGGTGAGAAGCCAGGCAGCCAGGACCTGATTTCCATGGATGCTCTGTGCCCAG atGGGTACTCCACCATTGAAAGGCCAGATCGGAGGGCTCGGGGCAGCGGCCTGGCCGGGGAGGCCTCCGAAAAAGAGCCCCTGAAA CCTGACTCTGGCAGGAAGGCCCCTCCTCCCGGGCCCAGCAGGGCCGCGGTCAGGCTGGTGGACGCTGTGGGGGACACAAAGCCTCAGCCCGTCGACTCCTGGGTCTAG
- the ARVCF gene encoding splicing regulator ARVCF isoform X3, with protein MEDCDVHSAASILASVKEQEARFERLTRALEQERRHVALQLERAQQPSVGSGGVGSGQPLPMAWQQLVLQEQSPGSQASLATMPEAPEVLEETVTVEEDPGTPTSHVSIVTSEDGTTRRTETKVTKTVKTVTTRTVRQVPVGPDGLPLLDGGPPLGPFADGPLDRHFLLRGGGGGPAATLSRAYLGGGGGFTDGPKLHDGPSYGSLSRGLGVRPLRAGPLGPGPREGCFTLPGRREAFPAGPEPVPPGGRSLPERFQAEPYGLEDDARSLAADEEGGPELEPDYGTATRRRPECGRGLRARAYEDATDSGGEPLDEPPPYPATAAAPLAQPEQGSLGSLDRAARRSPSVDSAHKEPRWRDPELPEVLAMLRHPVDPVKANAAAYLQHLCFENEGVKRRVRQLRGLPLLVALLDHPRAEVRRRACGALRNLSYGRDADNKAAIRDCGGVPALVRLLRAARDSEVRELVTGTLWNLSSYEPLKMVIIDHGLQTLTHEVIVPHSGWEREPNEDSKPRDAEWTTVFKNTSGCLRNVSSDGAEARRRLRECEGLVDALLHALQSAVGRKDTDNKSVENCVCIMRNLSYHVHKEVPGADRYQEAEPGPPGATAGPQRRRRDDAGCFGSKKAKEEWFHQGKKDGETDRNFDTLDLPKRTEPAKGFELLYQPEVVRLYLSLLTESRNFNTLEAAAGALQNLSAGNWTWATYIRATVRKERGLPVLVELLQSETDKVVRAVAIALRNLSLDRRNKDLIGSYAMAELVRNVRHAQAPVRPGARLEEDTVVAVLNTIHEIVADSPDNARSLLQARGVPALVALGATSPSAREAKAASHVLQTVWSHKELRSALQKEGWTKARFQSASAATKGPKEAPGPGGFDDSTLPLVDKSLDGEKPGSQDLISMDALCPDGYSTIERPDRRARGSGLAGEASEKEPLKPDSGRKAPPPGPSRAAVRLVDAVGDTKPQPVDSWV; from the exons ATGGAGGACTGCGACGTGCACTCTGCAGCCAGCATCCTGGCCTCGGTGAAGGAGCAGGAGGCGCGCTTCGAGCGGCTGACGCGGGCACTGGAGCAGGAGCGGCGCCACGTTGCGCTGCAGTTGGAGCGGGCCCAGCAGCCCAGCGTAGGCAGTGGTGGCGTAGGCAGCGGGCAGCCCCTGCCAATGGCCTGGCAACAACTGGTCCTGCAG GAGCAGAGCCCCGGCAGCCAGGCCTCGCTGGCCACAATGCCGGAGGCGCCCGAGGTGCTGGAGGAGACGGTGACGGTGGAGGAGGACCCCGGCACGCCCACATCCCACGTGTCCATCGTCACGTCTGAAGATGGCACGACCCGCCGTACGGAGACCAAG GTCACCAAGACAGTCAAGACGGTGACCACGCGGACAGTACGCCAGGTGCCTGTTGGCCCAGATGGCCTCCCGCTGCTGGACGGCGGCCCCCCACTGGGCCCCTTTGCCGACGGCCCCCTGGACCGGCACTTCCTGCTgcgtggtggtggtggcggcccAGCAGCCACGCTCTCCCGCGCCTACCTCGGTGGCGGGGGCGGCTTCACCGACGGCCCCAAGCTCCATGATGGACCCAGCTATGGAAGCCTGTCACGCGGCCTGGGTGTGCGGCCCCTGCGTGCTGGCCCTCTGGGCCCGGGTCCCCGTGAGGGCTGCTTCACTCTGCCCGGCCGCCGTGAGGCCTTCCCCGCCGGCCCCGAGCCGGTGCCACCGGGCGGTCGCTCCTTGCCCGAGCGCTTCCAGGCAGAACCGTATGGCTTGGAGGACGACGCACGCAGCCTGGCTGCCGATGAGGAGGGTGGCCCCGAGCTGGAGCCCGATTATGGCACAGCCACACGGCGGCGGCCGGAGTGTGGGCGGGGCCTGCGTGCCCG GGCGTACGAGGATGCGACGGACAGTGGCGGCGAGCCACTGGATGAGCCGCCCCCCTACCCAGCCACAGCAGCCGCGCCCCTGGCCCAGCCTGAGCAGGGCAGCCTGGGCAGCCTGGACCGAGCGGCGCGGCGCTCGCCTTCTGTCGACAGCGCCCACAAGGAGCCGCGCTGGCGGGACCCCGAGCTGCCCGAGGTGCTGGCCATGCTGCGCCACCCCGTGGACCCCGTGAAGGCCAATGCCGCCGCCTACCTCCAGCACCTGTGCTTCGAGAACGAGGGCGTGAAGCGGCGCGTGCGGCAGCTGCGGGGGCTGCCGCTGCTCGTGGCCCTGCTGGACCACCCGCGGGCCGAGGTGCGGCGCCGGGCCTGCGGGGCGCTGCGCAACCTGTCCTACGGCCGTGACGCTGACAACAAGGCCGCCATCCGCGACTGTGGCGGCGTGCCCGCCCTGGTGCGCCTGCTGCGGGCTGCTCGCGACAGCGAGGTCCGCGAGCTGGTCACGG GCACGCTCTGGAACCTGTCCTCCTACGAGCCCCTGAAGATGGTCATCATTGACCACGGCCTGCAGACGCTGACCCACGAGGTCATCGTGCCCCACTCGGGTTGGGAGCGTGAGCCCAACGAGGACTCGAAGCCGCGCGACGCCGAGTGGACGACCGTCTTCAAGAACACGTCAGGCTGTTTGAG GAACGTGAGCTCAGACGGCGCAGAGGCCCGGCGGCGGCTCCGGGAGTGTGAGGGGCTGGTGGACGCGCTCCTGCATGCCCTGCAGTCAGCCGTGGGCAGGAAGGACACTGACAACAAG TCGGTGGAGAACTGCGTGTGCATCATGCGGAACTTGTCCTACCACGTGCACAAGGAGGTGCCCGGGGCCGACAGGTACCAGGAGGCTGAGCCCGGGCCCCCGGGTGCCACCGCGGGCCCCCAGCGCCGGAGGCGGGATGATGCCGGTTGCTTTGGTAGCAAGAAGGCTAAAG AGGAGTGGTTCCATCAAG GGAAAAAGGATGGTGAGACAGACCGGAACTTTGACACGCTAGACCTGCCCAAGCGAACCGAGCCCGCCAAAG GCTTCGAGCTGCTGTACCAGCCCGAGGTGGTGCGCCTCTACCTCTCCCTCCTTACGGAGAGCCGGAATTTCAACACCCTGGAGGCTGCGGCTGGGGCCCTACAGAACCTCAGCGCTGGCAACTGGACG TGGGCCACATACATCCGCGCCACCGTGCGCAAGGAGCGCGGGCTGCCGGTGCTGGTGGAGCTGCTGCAGTCCGAGACTGACAAGGTGGTGCGCGCCGTGGCCATCGCGCTGCGCAACCTCTCACTGGACCGGCGCAACAAGGACCTCATTG GGAGCTATGCAATGGCGGAGCTGGTGCGCAACGTGCGCCACGCGCAGGCGCCGGTGCGGCCTGGGGCGCGCCTGGAGGAGGACACAGTGGTGGCGGTGCTCAACACCATCCATGAGATCGTGGCGGACAGCCCGGACAACGCGCGCTCGCTGCTGCAGGCCCGCGGCGTGCCCGCGCTCGTGGCGCTTGGCGCCACCAG CCCCTCGGCGCGTGAGGCCAAGGCAGCCTCCCATGTGCTACAGACTGTATGGAGCCACAAGGAGCTGCGCAGCGCCCTGCAGAAGGAGGGCTGGACCAAGGCCCGCTTCCAG TCAGCCTCAGCAGCCACCAAGGGGCCCAAGGAGGCGCCAGGGCCAGGGGGCTTTGATGACAGCACGCTCCCGCTGGTGGACAAGAGCCTTG ATGGTGAGAAGCCAGGCAGCCAGGACCTGATTTCCATGGATGCTCTGTGCCCAG atGGGTACTCCACCATTGAAAGGCCAGATCGGAGGGCTCGGGGCAGCGGCCTGGCCGGGGAGGCCTCCGAAAAAGAGCCCCTGAAA CCTGACTCTGGCAGGAAGGCCCCTCCTCCCGGGCCCAGCAGGGCCGCGGTCAGGCTGGTGGACGCTGTGGGGGACACAAAGCCTCAGCCCGTCGACTCCTGGGTCTAG
- the ARVCF gene encoding splicing regulator ARVCF isoform X1, which yields MTLGETFVPSLQAFSTMNVNRPELMSTRLKRLPRGLISQVWEHTLPNQEPEPAGWVSGHADLPSRQQEGNPSMEDCDVHSAASILASVKEQEARFERLTRALEQERRHVALQLERAQQPSVGSGGVGSGQPLPMAWQQLVLQEQSPGSQASLATMPEAPEVLEETVTVEEDPGTPTSHVSIVTSEDGTTRRTETKVTKTVKTVTTRTVRQVPVGPDGLPLLDGGPPLGPFADGPLDRHFLLRGGGGGPAATLSRAYLGGGGGFTDGPKLHDGPSYGSLSRGLGVRPLRAGPLGPGPREGCFTLPGRREAFPAGPEPVPPGGRSLPERFQAEPYGLEDDARSLAADEEGGPELEPDYGTATRRRPECGRGLRARAYEDATDSGGEPLDEPPPYPATAAAPLAQPEQGSLGSLDRAARRSPSVDSAHKEPRWRDPELPEVLAMLRHPVDPVKANAAAYLQHLCFENEGVKRRVRQLRGLPLLVALLDHPRAEVRRRACGALRNLSYGRDADNKAAIRDCGGVPALVRLLRAARDSEVRELVTGTLWNLSSYEPLKMVIIDHGLQTLTHEVIVPHSGWEREPNEDSKPRDAEWTTVFKNTSGCLRNVSSDGAEARRRLRECEGLVDALLHALQSAVGRKDTDNKSVENCVCIMRNLSYHVHKEVPGADRYQEAEPGPPGATAGPQRRRRDDAGCFGSKKAKEEWFHQGKKDGETDRNFDTLDLPKRTEPAKGFELLYQPEVVRLYLSLLTESRNFNTLEAAAGALQNLSAGNWTWATYIRATVRKERGLPVLVELLQSETDKVVRAVAIALRNLSLDRRNKDLIGSYAMAELVRNVRHAQAPVRPGARLEEDTVVAVLNTIHEIVADSPDNARSLLQARGVPALVALGATSPSAREAKAASHVLQTVWSHKELRSALQKEGWTKARFQSASAATKGPKEAPGPGGFDDSTLPLVDKSLDGEKPGSQDLISMDALCPDGYSTIERPDRRARGSGLAGEASEKEPLKPDSGRKAPPPGPSRAAVRLVDAVGDTKPQPVDSWV from the exons CAGGAGGGCAACCCGAGCATGGAGGACTGCGACGTGCACTCTGCAGCCAGCATCCTGGCCTCGGTGAAGGAGCAGGAGGCGCGCTTCGAGCGGCTGACGCGGGCACTGGAGCAGGAGCGGCGCCACGTTGCGCTGCAGTTGGAGCGGGCCCAGCAGCCCAGCGTAGGCAGTGGTGGCGTAGGCAGCGGGCAGCCCCTGCCAATGGCCTGGCAACAACTGGTCCTGCAG GAGCAGAGCCCCGGCAGCCAGGCCTCGCTGGCCACAATGCCGGAGGCGCCCGAGGTGCTGGAGGAGACGGTGACGGTGGAGGAGGACCCCGGCACGCCCACATCCCACGTGTCCATCGTCACGTCTGAAGATGGCACGACCCGCCGTACGGAGACCAAG GTCACCAAGACAGTCAAGACGGTGACCACGCGGACAGTACGCCAGGTGCCTGTTGGCCCAGATGGCCTCCCGCTGCTGGACGGCGGCCCCCCACTGGGCCCCTTTGCCGACGGCCCCCTGGACCGGCACTTCCTGCTgcgtggtggtggtggcggcccAGCAGCCACGCTCTCCCGCGCCTACCTCGGTGGCGGGGGCGGCTTCACCGACGGCCCCAAGCTCCATGATGGACCCAGCTATGGAAGCCTGTCACGCGGCCTGGGTGTGCGGCCCCTGCGTGCTGGCCCTCTGGGCCCGGGTCCCCGTGAGGGCTGCTTCACTCTGCCCGGCCGCCGTGAGGCCTTCCCCGCCGGCCCCGAGCCGGTGCCACCGGGCGGTCGCTCCTTGCCCGAGCGCTTCCAGGCAGAACCGTATGGCTTGGAGGACGACGCACGCAGCCTGGCTGCCGATGAGGAGGGTGGCCCCGAGCTGGAGCCCGATTATGGCACAGCCACACGGCGGCGGCCGGAGTGTGGGCGGGGCCTGCGTGCCCG GGCGTACGAGGATGCGACGGACAGTGGCGGCGAGCCACTGGATGAGCCGCCCCCCTACCCAGCCACAGCAGCCGCGCCCCTGGCCCAGCCTGAGCAGGGCAGCCTGGGCAGCCTGGACCGAGCGGCGCGGCGCTCGCCTTCTGTCGACAGCGCCCACAAGGAGCCGCGCTGGCGGGACCCCGAGCTGCCCGAGGTGCTGGCCATGCTGCGCCACCCCGTGGACCCCGTGAAGGCCAATGCCGCCGCCTACCTCCAGCACCTGTGCTTCGAGAACGAGGGCGTGAAGCGGCGCGTGCGGCAGCTGCGGGGGCTGCCGCTGCTCGTGGCCCTGCTGGACCACCCGCGGGCCGAGGTGCGGCGCCGGGCCTGCGGGGCGCTGCGCAACCTGTCCTACGGCCGTGACGCTGACAACAAGGCCGCCATCCGCGACTGTGGCGGCGTGCCCGCCCTGGTGCGCCTGCTGCGGGCTGCTCGCGACAGCGAGGTCCGCGAGCTGGTCACGG GCACGCTCTGGAACCTGTCCTCCTACGAGCCCCTGAAGATGGTCATCATTGACCACGGCCTGCAGACGCTGACCCACGAGGTCATCGTGCCCCACTCGGGTTGGGAGCGTGAGCCCAACGAGGACTCGAAGCCGCGCGACGCCGAGTGGACGACCGTCTTCAAGAACACGTCAGGCTGTTTGAG GAACGTGAGCTCAGACGGCGCAGAGGCCCGGCGGCGGCTCCGGGAGTGTGAGGGGCTGGTGGACGCGCTCCTGCATGCCCTGCAGTCAGCCGTGGGCAGGAAGGACACTGACAACAAG TCGGTGGAGAACTGCGTGTGCATCATGCGGAACTTGTCCTACCACGTGCACAAGGAGGTGCCCGGGGCCGACAGGTACCAGGAGGCTGAGCCCGGGCCCCCGGGTGCCACCGCGGGCCCCCAGCGCCGGAGGCGGGATGATGCCGGTTGCTTTGGTAGCAAGAAGGCTAAAG AGGAGTGGTTCCATCAAG GGAAAAAGGATGGTGAGACAGACCGGAACTTTGACACGCTAGACCTGCCCAAGCGAACCGAGCCCGCCAAAG GCTTCGAGCTGCTGTACCAGCCCGAGGTGGTGCGCCTCTACCTCTCCCTCCTTACGGAGAGCCGGAATTTCAACACCCTGGAGGCTGCGGCTGGGGCCCTACAGAACCTCAGCGCTGGCAACTGGACG TGGGCCACATACATCCGCGCCACCGTGCGCAAGGAGCGCGGGCTGCCGGTGCTGGTGGAGCTGCTGCAGTCCGAGACTGACAAGGTGGTGCGCGCCGTGGCCATCGCGCTGCGCAACCTCTCACTGGACCGGCGCAACAAGGACCTCATTG GGAGCTATGCAATGGCGGAGCTGGTGCGCAACGTGCGCCACGCGCAGGCGCCGGTGCGGCCTGGGGCGCGCCTGGAGGAGGACACAGTGGTGGCGGTGCTCAACACCATCCATGAGATCGTGGCGGACAGCCCGGACAACGCGCGCTCGCTGCTGCAGGCCCGCGGCGTGCCCGCGCTCGTGGCGCTTGGCGCCACCAG CCCCTCGGCGCGTGAGGCCAAGGCAGCCTCCCATGTGCTACAGACTGTATGGAGCCACAAGGAGCTGCGCAGCGCCCTGCAGAAGGAGGGCTGGACCAAGGCCCGCTTCCAG TCAGCCTCAGCAGCCACCAAGGGGCCCAAGGAGGCGCCAGGGCCAGGGGGCTTTGATGACAGCACGCTCCCGCTGGTGGACAAGAGCCTTG ATGGTGAGAAGCCAGGCAGCCAGGACCTGATTTCCATGGATGCTCTGTGCCCAG atGGGTACTCCACCATTGAAAGGCCAGATCGGAGGGCTCGGGGCAGCGGCCTGGCCGGGGAGGCCTCCGAAAAAGAGCCCCTGAAA CCTGACTCTGGCAGGAAGGCCCCTCCTCCCGGGCCCAGCAGGGCCGCGGTCAGGCTGGTGGACGCTGTGGGGGACACAAAGCCTCAGCCCGTCGACTCCTGGGTCTAG